A genomic stretch from Candidatus Poribacteria bacterium includes:
- a CDS encoding sigma-70 family RNA polymerase sigma factor, producing MKDEELVNLTLQGKVEAFSVLVMRYQSSIYGLCYHFLKDFEEAKDITQEVFIRAYTRLSELKEPEKFKAWLKQIAVNLCRMHLRSKASSQRRVKEVISSDSFEARNIPDSLPRPDEALEREEMEEMVKKALSKLSPRNQQILILFYIDDLSYRDIAEFLDLPLSTVKWRLHRSRKLLREEVLKMMEKGFSEHKVGSEFTQEVYQAICEKVEEPFELDLVTRPGEPIVIFAGLGQMKFRMTGWDEERVALRGKKVLFGGSVEDARRKSDQVQTFLRRCDSFLKEGFGRDMEIVTGATGLEPTLEYTTMGEMLRRLLEWTKEKWSELHRDVIRKLEGSCVSVELLGNRPEPMWAHIDEELKPLFSVQLIQDDLALGPSVSLDISLSVPNGHPVVIFLVFTRYPEISNFEGEITLIGDSVISKAYDIKGKLRSFRGFIEEIKGFQGELSILDDGYYRGVEWGKDVVRRVGHVPVMKIEDVNGKVELKLKEEKVRMKKVFGEVRCRNEFGDTEFEIEEIREGDRYELSSTGGDITVKIADSLKGKVKIVLESESGKLDYKRWEEFEYTFNNPWLIRAGSVPKEESEEADLRVRTAIGTITLRPISPAL from the coding sequence TTGAAGGACGAGGAACTGGTCAACCTTACGCTTCAGGGAAAGGTCGAGGCGTTTTCAGTCCTCGTGATGAGATACCAAAGCAGTATCTATGGGCTATGTTACCATTTCCTTAAGGACTTCGAGGAGGCCAAGGATATAACACAGGAGGTTTTCATAAGGGCCTATACCCGTCTTTCGGAGCTCAAAGAACCTGAGAAGTTCAAGGCTTGGCTCAAGCAGATAGCGGTGAACCTCTGCAGAATGCATCTACGCTCCAAAGCTTCCTCTCAGCGGAGAGTCAAGGAGGTTATATCCTCCGATTCATTCGAGGCTCGAAACATCCCCGATTCGCTTCCCAGGCCCGATGAGGCGCTGGAACGGGAGGAGATGGAGGAGATGGTGAAAAAGGCTTTAAGCAAGCTATCCCCGAGAAACCAACAGATATTGATCCTCTTCTACATAGACGATCTGAGCTACAGGGATATAGCCGAGTTCCTCGACCTCCCTCTCTCCACGGTGAAGTGGAGGTTACATCGATCCAGAAAACTTTTGAGGGAGGAGGTTTTGAAGATGATGGAGAAGGGGTTCTCCGAACATAAGGTAGGTTCCGAGTTCACTCAAGAGGTTTATCAGGCGATATGTGAGAAGGTCGAGGAACCGTTTGAGCTGGATCTGGTCACGCGACCGGGCGAGCCGATAGTGATCTTCGCCGGATTGGGACAGATGAAGTTCAGGATGACCGGGTGGGACGAGGAGAGGGTGGCCCTCAGGGGGAAAAAGGTGCTCTTCGGGGGTTCCGTTGAGGACGCCAGGAGGAAGTCCGATCAGGTCCAGACGTTTCTGAGAAGATGCGATAGCTTCCTGAAGGAGGGGTTCGGGAGAGATATGGAGATCGTCACGGGGGCTACCGGTCTCGAACCGACCCTCGAATACACCACTATGGGTGAGATGTTACGACGTCTGTTAGAGTGGACGAAGGAGAAGTGGTCGGAGCTGCACCGGGATGTGATCCGGAAGCTGGAGGGAAGCTGCGTGAGCGTCGAGCTTTTGGGAAACAGACCCGAACCGATGTGGGCTCACATAGATGAGGAGTTGAAACCCCTCTTCTCCGTGCAGCTCATCCAGGACGATCTGGCGCTCGGTCCATCCGTCTCCCTGGATATCTCGCTTAGCGTCCCGAACGGACATCCGGTGGTGATCTTCCTTGTGTTCACGAGATACCCTGAGATCTCAAACTTCGAGGGGGAGATCACGCTGATAGGCGACTCGGTGATCTCAAAGGCGTATGATATCAAGGGGAAACTGAGGAGTTTCAGGGGGTTTATCGAGGAGATCAAAGGGTTTCAAGGCGAGCTTTCGATCCTCGACGACGGATACTACAGAGGGGTGGAGTGGGGGAAAGACGTGGTGAGGCGAGTGGGTCATGTGCCGGTCATGAAGATAGAGGATGTGAACGGCAAAGTTGAACTTAAGCTCAAGGAGGAGAAGGTTCGGATGAAGAAGGTGTTCGGGGAGGTGAGATGTCGAAATGAGTTCGGCGATACGGAGTTCGAGATAGAGGAGATCAGGGAGGGGGACAGATATGAGCTGAGCTCGACCGGTGGGGATATAACCGTGAAGATCGCCGATTCGCTCAAGGGTAAGGTTAAGAT